ATAAAATATAGAAGAAGAATGAATAGAAGACTGCACAGCATGCCATTTAGAAAGATTCAGTTCTCAATTTCCTATAAATCGATCGAGAGAGGTTATAAACCTGAATATATTGATGCTAGAAATACCTCTAGGATGTGCCCGATATGTGGCGAATTGAATAAGCCGAATGGGCACATCTATAAATGTAGGAGATGCGGCTTCCAAGCGGACAGGCATATTGTGGCCGCTTGGAATATAGCTGCAAAACTCCCGATGTGCCGTCCTTTACCGTTGGCGGCGAAAGCCACCGAAGCCTTAAAGGCTGAGGTGGAACGGATAGTTATAAAATGTTGACTATCCGACAACGGTTGAATGAAATGGACCTCACAGGGATCCTTTTCTAAGAATCCCTTAACTCATGTGAATGTCAATTCCGGATAAGTTACGTCATATCGCCGCAAGAACACCAAGCTTCATTCAGAGAATCGAAGACCTCTCCGAAACCCTGGAAGTACTTAGCTGAGATGGGTATGACCCTTATCGGCGATCTGAAGGAAGATATGGCTTTCAAGAGGTCTTGCAGAGCATCGGCATAGACGCCATTCCTCCCCTCCAATACGCTCATCTCTCCCCTCAGGACAGCCTCCCACACATCGCTGAAATCCCTCCCTCCCCAGAGATCGGATTTATTGAGCACTGGAATTACCTTGACTCCCAGCTTGAGCTCCAGTATCTTAGCGAGGAAGGCGGAGGATAAGAGGTCCTCTAAATCCCTCTTCGGATCGTAATCCCCCAAGTATATGGAGAGGAGCCTCATGCCCCTAGATAGCCTCTCGCATAAAGCTCTACCGGTAGGCCTGAATGCGAATATCTCCATCTGCCCCGGAGTATCTATTATCAGGGTATCGCAATCCAGCGATGTGAGGGATTCAACTATATCTTCGGATCGATCAACTATTAAGTCTGCAGCCCTCACTATGGCGCCATTCGGCCCCAAATTCTCCCTCCTCATCAGATCCTCCACGCTTATAATATCCCTTATATCGTAAGAGGGCTCGTAAGGTAGTGAGGATGCCCCGGGATCTAAGTTGACCGGGCAACTCTTAATCAGGAAGTTCCCGTTCAACCACCTCGAGAAGTTGGCCGTGAAGGTGGTCTTGCCCGAGCCGGCCGTACCCAGCACGATCACACCTTTCATCCCATCACCAAAAATTTTTAGGCTGTGATGAAATTAAAGAGTGGTGCCGGGGTACCCTAGCCAGAGGGCCAGCTACCGGCTAAGAAAGGGGCCGGACTCGAGATCCGGTGGCCTCCGGGCCTCGTGGGTTCAAATCCCACCCCCGGCGCTAATCAGATATCTTATGGAGCCTAACCAGATCTGATTTGAAGGGGCTCAACTCCTCGGGTATCTCCACTTTTATAGGTTCCCTCATGCTGAGGTTCTTCTCCTTCCTCATCCTCCATACGCTGCTGTTGAACTCCATCAAAGCCTCACCCAGCTTGAGGTAATCCGTGTAGTACTCATCCCTCGGCTCCGGAAGCCTCTCTAAGTGGACCGAGCCCCCGTAAATTTGCCTCCATATGTAATCAGTTATGTGAGGTATTATCGGCGCTGAGAGTTTGAGGACCGCCCTTAAGACCTGATGGAGGGTCCATCTAGCGGATTTAGCCTCCCCCTCATCTCCAATACCGTAAGCCCTCTCCTTGACTAACTCGATGTAATGGGGGGCGAAGACATCCCAAACGAAGCTCCTCACTTCATTAGCTGGGTCGAAGAAATCGAAGTTCCTGTAGCCATTTAAAGCCCTCTCTATAGCTCTATTCAATCTGCCCAATATCCAAAGATCAGCTGGCTGCAAATCAACCCTGCCCTCAGGCTCCTCGAACTGAGATATGAACCTAGCGACGTTCCAGAGTTTCTGGAGGAACTTATAAGCTCCTTCTATCTTCCTCTCGGATATCCTCAAGTCCGATCCATGGTGAGCCTCAGCGGCGCCGAAGAACCTGACAGCATCAGCACCATATTTTTCGAACAGGGGCCATGGATAGATCACGTT
The sequence above is drawn from the Candidatus Korarchaeum cryptofilum OPF8 genome and encodes:
- a CDS encoding ATP/GTP-binding protein, which encodes MLGTAGSGKTTFTANFSRWLNGNFLIKSCPVNLDPGASSLPYEPSYDIRDIISVEDLMRRENLGPNGAIVRAADLIVDRSEDIVESLTSLDCDTLIIDTPGQMEIFAFRPTGRALCERLSRGMRLLSIYLGDYDPKRDLEDLLSSAFLAKILELKLGVKVIPVLNKSDLWGGRDFSDVWEAVLRGEMSVLEGRNGVYADALQDLLKAISSFRSPIRVIPISAKYFQGFGEVFDSLNEAWCSCGDMT